The DNA region GACCATAACGGTTGCTGCAGATGTATGAACTCTTCCTTGTGTTTCTGTTTGAGGAACACGTTGCACACGGTGAACACCAGCTTCAAACTTCAAAGTTCCATAAACATCCTCTCCCGTTACTTCAAAAATAATCTCTTTGAAACCTCCAGAAGTTCCTTCATTCATATCTACAACCGAAGTTCTCCAGCCTTTACTCTCACAATATTTAGTATACATTCTAAATAAATCGCCGGCAAAAATACTCGCTTCATCACCTCCAGTACCAGCACGAATTTCAACCATCACATTTTTAGCATCTTCAGGATCTTTAGGAATCAACATAAATTTGATTTCATCCTCAAGCAGTGGCAATCGCTCTTTGGCTTCATCTAGTTGCATTTTAGCCATTTCAACCATATCTGCATCACTGCCATCAGCAATAATTTCATTAGCTTCGTCAATATTAGCCATCAAAAGAACATATTCATCTCTTTTTTCAGCCAAAGCCTTAAGATCTTTATATTCTTTATTCAACTGCACATAACGTTTCTGATCGGCAATAACATCTGGTTGGATAATCAAATCCGAAATCTCATCAAAACGCTGCTTTACTATTTGAAGTCTGTCTAACATAATTGTATGTCCTTATAATTGGAGTGCAAAAATACAAAAAAGATTGTACAATTTAGATTCACTAATTCAGATTTTTCTGGAGCATTTTCCTGCTGTCCGCTATATCCCTTATTAAAAAAAATACGGCTAAAAAGCCTTGTTTTTCTAAATAAGGAGATGCTGCTTCCATCAGGGCTAGGCAATAGTTTTCAAACTATTACTAATCTTCAAAATACAACTTATCTAAAATCATTTTTAAACGAAAAAACTAAAAATAATAAAGCTAAGCTGTATTTTTATTAATTTTGTTTAACCATATAATTAATAACTCCAATATGAAAAAAATTCCCACCATAGTCTCTATATTCCTTATTACATCAGCTTGTCAAAAAAAGACAGATAATGAAAAACTTTTAATAAAAAATTCTAGTTGGCTATTAGGAAGCTGGGAATACAAATCAAATACTGGCACACTTACTGAAAATTGGACAAAAGTAAATGATAGTACATACAAAGCTTTATCTCTTTTTATTAAAGATAAAGACACTATCCATTATGAATCAATAATTTTACAAGAAAAAGAAGAGACACTTACCTACACTACAACTATAAAAGGACAAAATAACGAAAAACCTATTAGCTTTAAAATGAAAGAAGAAGTAGAAAAGGGACTTGTATTTGAAAATTTAAAACATGATTATCCTCAAAAAATCAGTTATCAAAAAACAAACAACGGTATAATTGCAGAAATCTCAGGAGTACAATCTGGTAAAGCTTCATCAGAAAAATTTATTCTTCACAAAAAAAACTAAGTTCTTAACAAAAACTAACTATGTTTTTGTATATGGTATTTCAGAACGGAATATAATAGCATAAAAAAACCTCAATTAGAAAACTAATTGAGGTTTTGTACTCAGAGCGGGACTTGAACCCGCACGAACATTGCTGTTCACTGGATTTTAAGTCCAGCGTGTCTACCAATTTCACCATCCGAGCAGTAATGTGGTACCTCCAGGGATCGAACCAGGGACACATGGATTTTCAGTCCATTGCTCTACCATCTGAGCTAAGGTACCTCATACTTTTATGAAAACTAAAAGTTTGAATAAAAAACCCTATTCAAAGAATAGGGTTTTCAAAGAAAGGCGACGACATACTCTCCCACAAAATGCAGTACCATCTGCGCAGGCGGGCTTAACTTCTCTGTTCGGAATGGGAAGAGGTGAGCCCCGCCGCAATAACCACCTTAAGGTTGTTCGTTGCTTGGGCAACTTTTAATCATTAATTATCAATTATAAATTGTTAATTATCAATTAAACAATATTTTAACATACTGAGATAAAGAATTTTAATTCATTTAGAAAGTTTCCTCCCCGATTTACATCGGGGGAAAAGCGTACATAAGCTTACGGATTATTAGTACTACTTGACTATGACATTACTGCCTTTACATCTATAGCCTATCAACGTGGTCATCTCCCACGATCCTTAAAAGAAATCTCATCTTGTGGTGGGTTTCGCGCTTATATGCTTTCAGCGCTTATCCCTTCCAAACGTAGCTACTCTGCAGTGCCCCTGGCGGGACAACAGATACACTAGAGGTTTGTCCAATTCGGTCCTCTCGTACTAGAATCAGATCCACTCAAATTTCTAACGCCCACAGTAGATAGAGACCGAACTGTCTCACGACGTTCTGAACCCAGCTCGCGTGCCACTTTAATGGGCGAACAGCCCAACCCTTGGGACCTTCTCCAGCCCCAGGATGTGACGAGCCGACATCGAGGTGCCAAACCCCCCGTCGATATGAGCTCTTGGGGGAGATCAGCCTGTTATCCCCGGCGTACCTTTTATCCTTTGAGCGATGGCCCTTCCATGCGGAACCACCGGATCACTATGCTCTACTTTCGTACCTGATCGACCTGTATGTCTCTCAGTCAAGCTCCCTTATGCCATTGCACTCTTCGCACGGTTACCAAGCGTACTGAGGGAACCTTTAGAAGCCTCCGTTACTCTTTTGGAGGCGACCACCCCAGTCAAACTACCCACCAAGCAATGTCCCCCGCAGTGCGGGGTTAGGCCTCAGATAAACAAAGGGTTGTATTTCAACAATGACTCCACAACGCCTGGCGACGCCACTTCACAGTCTCCAACCTATCCTACACATCATTTATCCAAGGTCAATACTAAGCTATAGTAAAGGTGCACAGGGTCTTTTCGTCCCACTGCGGGTAAACGGCATCTTCACCGTTACTACAATTTCACCGAGCTCATGGCTGAGACAGTGTCCAGATCGTTACACCATTCGTGCAGGTCGGAACTTACCCGACAAGGAATTTCGCTACCTTAGGACCGTTATAGTTACGGCCGCCGTTTACTGGGGCTTCAATTCAATGCTTCTCCGAAGATAACATCTCCTCTTAACCTTCCAGCACCGGGCAGGTGTCAGGCCCTATACTTCATCTTACGATTTTGCAGAGCCCTGTGTTTTTGATAAACAGTCGCCTGGACCTCTTCACTGCGGCCCTGATTACTCAGGGCGACCCTTCTCCCGAAGTTACGGGTCTATTTTGCCTAATTCCTTAGCCATGAATCTCTCGAGCACCTTAGAATTCTCATCCCAACTACCTGTGTCGGTTTACGGTACGGGTACTAAATACCTGAAGTTTAGAGGTTTTTCTTGGAAGCCCTTAGGCGCACTATCACTTCAACCGAAGTCTCTGTGTACTATCGTATTTCACCAGTTCCTGCGCATTTAACTACAGGACCTATAGCTAGGTACTTTAACGAACTATTCCGTCAGTTCGCGGCGCTTTCATCACTCCGTCACCCCATCACAGTATTTAGTAGTACGGGAATATTAACCCGTTGGCCATCGACTATCCCCTTCGGGTTCACCTTAGGTCCCGACTAACCCACAGCTGATTAGCATAGCTGTGGAAACCTTAGTCTTTCGGTGTGCGGGTTTCTCGCCCGCATTATCGTTACTTATGCCTACATTTTCTTTTCTAACCAGTCCAGCATGCTTTACAACACACCTTCAACCCTGTTAGAATGCTCCCCTACCACTTTGTATTACTACAAAATCCATAGCTTCGGTAATATGCTTATGCCCGATTATTATCCATGCTCGTCCGCTCGACTAGTGAGCTGTTACGCACTCTTTAAATGAATGGCTGCTTCCAAGCCAACATCCTAGCTGTCTGGGCAGACAAACCGCGTTCTTTCAACTTAGCATATATTTGGGGACCTTAGCTGATGGTCTGGGTTCTTTCCCTCTCGGACTTGGACCTTAGCACCCAAGCCCTCACTGCTGAGAAACATTATATAGCATTCGGAGTTTGTCAGGAATTGGTAGGCGGTGAAGCCCCCGCATCCAATCAGTAGCTCTACCTCTATATAACTTTATGCTCAGCGCTGCACCTAAATGCATTTCGGGGAGTACGAGCTATTTCCGAGTTTGATTGGCCTTTCACCCCTACCCACAGGTCATCCGAAGACTTTTCAACGTCAACCGGTTCGGTCCTCCACTGTGTGTTACCACAGCTTCAACCTGCCCATGGGTAGATCACACGGTTTCGCGTCTAACACTACTGACTAAAGCGCCCTATTCAGACTCGCTTTCGCTACGGATCCATACCTGAAGTACTTATCCTTGCCAGCAACGTTAACTCGTAGGCTCATTATGCAAAAGGCACGCCGTCACTTCACGAAGAAGCTCCGACCGCTTGTAAGCGTATGGTTTCAGGATCTATTTCACTCCGTTATTCACGGTTCTTTTCACCTTTCCTTCACAGTACTGGTTCACTATCGGTCTCTCAGGAGTATTTAGCCTTAGCGGATGGTCCCGCCAAATTCAGACAGGGTTTCACGTGCCCCGCCCTACTCAGGATACCACTATTCTTTACATTCATTACTTATACGAGGCTATCACTCTCTATGGCTCTACTTTCCAGTAAATTCTAATTCTTCATGCAAGAAATGTCGTGGTCCTACAACCCCAACATTGCCGTAACAACATTGGTTTGGGCTAATCCGCGTTCGCTCGCCACTACTTACGGAATCACTTTTGTTTTCTTCTCCTCCGCCTACTTAGATGTTTCAGTTCAGCGGGTTTGCCCACCTATCGGTGTACTATGTCTTCAACATAGTGGGTTGCCCCATTCGGATATCTACGGATCAAGTCTTGTGTGCAGATCCCCGTAGCTTTTCGCAGCTTATCACGTCCTTCTTCGCCTCTGAGAGCCTAGGCATCCCCCATACGCCCTTATTTTGCTTATTGTACTTATAATTATGCCTAATGATAAACATAATTACGTGTTCTTTCTACTTTTTTAATATTTTTATCTCAATATGTCAATGAACTTTAATCAGTATTAAGATTTTTGTATTAAGTATTAAGACTTATCCTAATACTTTGTACTCTTATCTTTGTACTTCTTGGTGGAGAATAACGGAGTCGAACCGTTGACCTCCTGCGTGCAAGGCAGGCGCTCTAGCCAGCTGAGCTAATCCCCCGTATCTAGTTGTCAGTTAACAGTTATAAGTTAACAGTTTTTTGAAACGGTTCACTTTAAGTGTAACTCAACCTCTAAAATTTCCTATTTAAGTTTAAAAAGTAGTCCCGGGCAGACTCGAACTGCCGACCCCTACATTATCAGTGTAGTACTCTAACCAGCTGAGCTACGAGACTCTGTTTTTTACTTAAATTCTTTATTCTTTTTTTTAAATTAACAGCAAGAGTAATACAATCTTAATTTTTGACCTTTAGTACCTTTTCATCTTTATCCTTAGCCTGCACTTGGCTAAAACTAAGGCTCTAGAAAGGAGGTGTTCCAGCCGCACCTTCCGGTACGGCTACCTTGTTACGACTTAGCCCTAGTTACCAGTTTTACCCTAGGCAGCTCCTTGCGGTCACCGACTTCAGGCACCCCCAGCTTCCATGGCTTGACGGGCGGTGTGTACAAGGCCCGGGAACGTATTCACCGGATCATGGCTGATATCCGATTACTAGCGATTCCAGCTTCACGGAGTCGAGTTGCAGACTCCGATCCGAACTGTGACCGGCTTTATAGATTCGCTCCTGGTCGCCCAGTGGCTGCTCTCTGTACCGGCCATTGTAGCACGTGTGTAGCCCAAGGCGTAAGGGCCGTGATGATTTGACGTCATCCCCACCTTCCTCACAGTTTGCACTGGCAGTCTCGTTAGAGTTCCCGACATGACTCGCTGGCAACTAACAACAGGGGTTGCGCTCGTTATAGGACTTAACCTGACACCTCACGGCACGAGCTGACGACAACCATGCAGCACCTTGTAAATTGTCTTGCGAAAGTTCTGTTTCCAAAACGGTCAATCTACATTTAAGCCTTGGTAAGGTTCCTCGCGTATCATCGAATTAAACCACATGCTCCACCGCTTGTGCGGGCCCCCGTCAATTCCTTTGAGTTTCAGGCTTGCGCCCGTACTCCCCAGGTGGGATACTTATCACTTTCGCTTAGCCACTGAAGTTGCCCCCAACAGCTAGTATCCATCGTTTACGGCGTGGACTACCAGGGTATCTAATCCTGTTCGCTCCCCACGCTTTCGTCCATCAGCGTCAATCAATTAGTAGTAACCTGCCTTCGCAATTGGTATTCCATGTAATCTCTAAGCATTTCACCGCTACACTACATATTCTAGTTACTTCCTAATAATTCAAGTCTAGCAGTATCAATGGCCGTTCCACCGTTGAGCGATGGGCTTTCACCACTGACTTACTAAACCGCCTACGGACCCTTTAAACCCAATGATTCCGGATAACGCTTGGATCCTCCGTATTACCGCGGCTGCTGGCACGGAGTTAGCCGATCCTTATTCTTACGATACCGTCAAGACATTACACGTAATGTTGTTTCTTCTCGTACAAAAGCAGTTTACAATCCATAGGACCGTCATCCTGCACGCGGCATGGCTGGTTCAGACTTGCGTCCATTGACCAATATTCCTCACTGCTGCCTCCCGTAGGAGTCTGGTCCGTGTCTCAGTACCAGTGTGGGGGATCTCCCTCTCAGGACCCCTACCCATCGTAGCCATGGTAAGCCGTTACCTTACCATCTAGCTAATGGGACGCATGCTCATCTTTCACCGTTGGAACTTTAATAGTGGTTTCATGCGAAACTGCTATACTATGAGGTATTAATCCAAATTTCTCTGGGCTATCCCTCTGTGAAAGGTAGATTGCATACGCGTTACGCACCCGTGCGCCGGTCTCTGCCGATAAATCGGCATACCCCTCGACTTGCATGTGTTAAGCCTGCCGCTAGCGTTCATCCTGAGCCAGGATCAAACTCTTCATCGTATATTGTTTGAACTTATAAAAGTTCTTGTTTTATATTGACTCCAAGTTACTATCGGTTTATTCAAATCTCGCGATTCTATTACTCTTATTTTTTTTGTCCCGTTTTTAAAACGAGACGGCTGTCAATTCAATATGTCTAGGAACGTGTCTTTTTGTTTTTCGCTTGTCTCTCAAAGCGGCTGCAAAACTACAACTTATTTCTTTACTCACAAGTAAAATTTAAAGTTTTTTTTTCGATTTATTTACCGAAACTTAACTCCTTTTCTCTTGTCAATATCTCAAATAACTTTGCGTGTTTTGCGGGGTGCAAATGTAAATCGCTTTTTCAAATCTCACAAGCTTTTTTCAAACTTTTTTTTCAAACTTTCGTCCGAATCATTCTTCTTAGCCTGCCAGTATTTAATAGAACGTTTTCGCTGTTGCGGGTGCAAAAGTAGAACCTTTATTCGATTAAACAAGTACTTTTCAAAACTATTTTGGGTTTATTTTTTAATCAACTGATAACATGAAGTTTAATTTTTAAGAAATTTTCGGTTTTGTAGGAATTTGGAGTTTTAGACATTATTTTAACCGCAAAGGACACAAAGGAAGCACTAAGAACACTAAGGTTTTTGTACTATTAAATATAGTAAAAAAGGCTTTTTAACCGCAAAGAACACAAAGGAAGCACTAAGAACACTAAGGTTTTTAC from Flavobacterium nitratireducens includes:
- the prfA gene encoding peptide chain release factor 1; the protein is MLDRLQIVKQRFDEISDLIIQPDVIADQKRYVQLNKEYKDLKALAEKRDEYVLLMANIDEANEIIADGSDADMVEMAKMQLDEAKERLPLLEDEIKFMLIPKDPEDAKNVMVEIRAGTGGDEASIFAGDLFRMYTKYCESKGWRTSVVDMNEGTSGGFKEIIFEVTGEDVYGTLKFEAGVHRVQRVPQTETQGRVHTSAATVMVLPEAEEFDVQLDMNDVRIDFFCSSGPGGQSVNTTKSAVRLTHIPTGLVAQCQDEKSQHKNKDKAFTVLRSRLYEMELAKKQEEDAKKRSSQVSSGDRSAKIRTYNYAQGRVTDHRIGLTLYDLGNIMNGDIQKIVDELQLVNNTEKLKEASEVF
- a CDS encoding DUF6265 family protein — its product is MKKIPTIVSIFLITSACQKKTDNEKLLIKNSSWLLGSWEYKSNTGTLTENWTKVNDSTYKALSLFIKDKDTIHYESIILQEKEETLTYTTTIKGQNNEKPISFKMKEEVEKGLVFENLKHDYPQKISYQKTNNGIIAEISGVQSGKASSEKFILHKKN